From the Lactobacillus johnsonii genome, the window AAAAGAAATCATAGTTTTTTAGTTAGCTGGTTAAGCTCTTTCACTTCTTTAGTATTTTTTATTTTACGTTTTGCTTCCCCCGTAAGATATCCTTTACCCCAAGGTTTAGTAAAAAGAGCCTTCATAGTTTCTGAAAAATTAATTTCACCGCTCCAGCCCCAGTTTAGGCCGAGAGGGAAAGAAACAACATTATCGTCATTAATATGGCTAAATAGATAGGCGTCTTGTGGGGTAGGGATGTAGCCGCAGTGAATATTCGGGAACGTATTGCATGCAAGCATCATTCCTTGTCCTGAACTGCATCCAGTAACAACGAAATCAAGCGCTCTACTATTAATCAATAAAGCAATTGCTAGTGAAATTTGTACATAAGATAAAGTAGTAGTCCTGTCTTGATAAATTCCGAAATTGATTAATTCATCGTCAGGTGAGATGGCTTGTTTGATGTAATGCTCCAATATCTTTTTTTCTTTTTGTGAGGTTCCTTGAATAAGTCCGATTTTCATTTTTTTACGCTTATAGTTAAAACATAATGTACTATTCTTTAAGTGTATTATACAGTGAAAAATAATAGAATAAACATAGAGAATAAAAATAGAGGACTTAATAATGACAAAATATGTAGTAGCCCCTGATTCATTTAAGGAAAGTATGACAGCAAAAGAAGTCTGTGATGCG encodes:
- a CDS encoding RpiB/LacA/LacB family sugar-phosphate isomerase; its protein translation is MKIGLIQGTSQKEKKILEHYIKQAISPDDELINFGIYQDRTTTLSYVQISLAIALLINSRALDFVVTGCSSGQGMMLACNTFPNIHCGYIPTPQDAYLFSHINDDNVVSFPLGLNWGWSGEINFSETMKALFTKPWGKGYLTGEAKRKIKNTKEVKELNQLTKKL